From a single Mesorhizobium shangrilense genomic region:
- a CDS encoding NADP-dependent oxidoreductase: protein MKAFVVDKYNKKGILRLAEMPEPELGDSDVLVEIHAAAVNLLDSKIRTGEFKLILPYRLPLILGHDLAGTVVRVGSKVRKFKPGDDVYARPRDGRVGTFAEFIAMDEADLALKPENLSMEEAASIPLVGLTAWQALIERANLKKGQKVFIQAGSGGVGTFAIQLAKHLGATVATTTSAASADLVKGLGADVVVDYRKDDFEKVLSGYDVVLNSQDAKTLEKSLNVLKPGGKLISISGPPDPEFAREKGLNLVLRLILRFLSRAIRAKAKRRGVKFSFLFMRAQGDQLSKITSFIESGAIRPVVDRVFPFEATNEALAYVETGRAKGKVVIKVR, encoded by the coding sequence ATGAAGGCATTCGTCGTCGACAAATATAACAAAAAGGGCATTCTGCGGCTGGCCGAGATGCCGGAGCCGGAGCTCGGGGATAGCGATGTCCTGGTCGAGATACATGCCGCGGCGGTGAACCTGCTCGACTCCAAGATCAGAACCGGGGAGTTCAAGCTCATCCTGCCCTATCGCCTTCCGCTCATCCTGGGCCATGATCTGGCTGGAACGGTTGTCCGCGTGGGATCAAAGGTCCGCAAATTCAAACCCGGCGACGATGTCTATGCGCGGCCGCGCGATGGCCGGGTCGGGACATTCGCCGAGTTCATCGCCATGGATGAGGCCGACTTGGCCTTGAAGCCTGAGAATCTCAGCATGGAAGAGGCGGCCTCGATCCCTCTTGTCGGTCTGACCGCCTGGCAGGCGCTCATTGAAAGGGCAAACCTGAAGAAAGGACAGAAGGTCTTCATTCAGGCTGGCTCCGGCGGCGTGGGGACATTCGCCATCCAACTGGCAAAGCACCTCGGCGCCACCGTTGCGACAACGACGAGCGCGGCGAGTGCCGATCTGGTCAAGGGTCTCGGCGCCGATGTCGTCGTCGACTACAGGAAGGACGACTTCGAGAAAGTCCTGTCGGGCTACGATGTCGTCTTGAACAGCCAGGACGCCAAAACGCTTGAAAAATCCCTGAATGTACTGAAACCGGGCGGGAAGCTGATCTCCATCTCCGGTCCGCCGGATCCCGAATTTGCCAGGGAAAAAGGACTGAACCTGGTCCTGAGGCTGATCCTGCGCTTTCTGAGCCGCGCAATCCGGGCCAAGGCCAAGCGCCGTGGCGTGAAGTTTTCTTTCCTTTTCATGCGCGCGCAGGGTGATCAGCTAAGCAAGATCACGTCCTTCATCGAATCCGGAGCGATCCGCCCGGTTGTCGATCGGGTATTTCCGTTCGAAGCGACCAATGAGGCTCTGGCTTACGTCGAGACAGGACGTGCCAAGGGCAAGGTCGTCATCAAGGTCAGATAG
- a CDS encoding ATP-binding protein: protein MTVAIEMGQTTAGAPATLDLEELLATRLLVQGNSGSGKSHLLRRLLEQSAPWVQQTIIDPEGDFVSLGERYGHLVIDAEEHTERGLQAAGERARMHRVSTVLNLEGLDAENQMRRAAAFLGGLFEVARDHWYPMLVVVDEAQLFAPAVAGEVSDEARKLSLGAMTNLMCRGRKRGLAGIIATQRLAKLAKNVAAEASNFLMGRTFLDIDMARAADLLGMERRQAEAFRDLERGHFMALGPALSRRPLGLRIGATDTSPRNGTPRLMPLPESALEDARAIILAAPPPETVRPQRRQPSPDLLDQLMAAKSAALEFRPEPAEPTVSAEDLADRRERMDGILSAILAQPDAGFRVIGVLYQEFVVRCRIEGLATVVPDLGGFRRMLTRARAGVGSDMAQDDAWQDVSVRASLLPEDMQGVFMMIARAAKEGWACPSDAAIARAYGSHSLRRARRLLTYIEEQGLIVCQYDGTGRRTVTLVELAWATAPGDPGAEEVEQGSLAL, encoded by the coding sequence ATGACCGTTGCGATCGAGATGGGACAGACGACGGCGGGCGCGCCCGCTACGCTCGATCTCGAGGAACTGCTGGCCACCCGCCTTCTGGTGCAGGGCAATTCGGGCTCGGGCAAGTCGCATCTGTTGCGGCGGCTGCTGGAGCAGAGCGCGCCCTGGGTGCAGCAGACCATCATCGACCCCGAGGGCGATTTCGTTTCGCTGGGCGAGCGTTACGGCCATCTGGTCATCGACGCCGAGGAGCATACCGAGCGCGGCCTGCAGGCGGCCGGCGAGCGGGCGCGCATGCACCGCGTCTCCACCGTGCTCAACCTCGAAGGGCTCGACGCCGAAAACCAGATGCGGCGCGCTGCCGCCTTTCTGGGCGGACTGTTCGAGGTCGCCCGCGACCACTGGTACCCGATGCTGGTGGTGGTGGATGAGGCGCAGCTGTTCGCGCCGGCGGTGGCCGGCGAGGTGTCCGACGAGGCGCGAAAGCTTTCGCTCGGCGCCATGACCAATCTGATGTGCCGTGGCCGAAAGCGCGGGCTGGCCGGCATCATCGCCACGCAGCGCCTGGCCAAGCTCGCCAAGAATGTCGCGGCGGAAGCCTCCAACTTCCTCATGGGCCGCACCTTCCTCGACATCGACATGGCGCGCGCCGCCGACCTGCTGGGCATGGAGCGGCGGCAGGCCGAGGCGTTCCGCGACCTGGAGCGCGGGCACTTCATGGCGCTCGGCCCTGCCTTGTCGCGCCGTCCGCTGGGCCTGCGCATCGGCGCGACGGACACCAGCCCGCGCAACGGCACGCCGCGCCTGATGCCGCTGCCGGAATCAGCGTTGGAGGATGCGCGCGCGATCATCCTCGCCGCACCGCCGCCCGAAACCGTGCGACCGCAGCGCCGGCAGCCCTCGCCCGATTTGCTCGACCAGCTGATGGCGGCGAAGTCGGCGGCACTGGAATTTCGTCCCGAACCGGCCGAGCCCACTGTAAGCGCCGAGGACCTCGCCGACCGGCGCGAGCGCATGGACGGCATACTGTCAGCCATCCTGGCGCAGCCCGACGCGGGGTTCCGCGTCATCGGCGTGCTCTACCAGGAGTTCGTCGTGCGCTGCCGCATCGAGGGCCTGGCTACGGTGGTGCCGGACCTCGGCGGCTTCCGCCGCATGCTGACCCGCGCCCGTGCCGGCGTCGGCTCCGACATGGCGCAGGATGATGCCTGGCAGGATGTCTCGGTGCGGGCGTCGCTGCTGCCCGAGGACATGCAGGGCGTGTTCATGATGATCGCGCGCGCCGCCAAGGAAGGCTGGGCCTGCCCCAGCGACGCCGCGATCGCCCGCGCCTATGGCTCGCACTCGCTGCGCCGCGCGCGCCGCCTTTTGACCTATATCGAGGAACAGGGCCTGATCGTGTGCCAATATGACGGCACCGGCCGACGCACCGTGACGCTGGTCGAACTCGCCTGGGCGACAGCGCCGGGCGACCCCGGCGCTGAAGAGGTCGAGCAAGGCAGCCTGGCCTTGTAA